The genome window CGACATGTTTGAGAGGAAAAAAACAAGCTGTTGCGGATATTCGTGGTGATCCGGAGAAGGGATATATAATATTGCATGCTTATTTGTATATGTTAGAGAAGGCGAACCCGGATACAAAAACAAGTTTGGTAGTGGATAAAAACAACCGGTTCAGATACCTATTTGTTGCGTTGGGAGCCTCCATTGAAGGGTTTGAATACATGAGGAAAGTCATCACTGTGGATGCAACTTTCCTGAAGACTGTTGAAGGTGGTTGTTTAATTATTGCCACGGCTCAGGATCCAAACCTTCACCATTATCCAATAGCTTTTGCTGTGGTTGATGGGGAGAAAAACGAAAGCTGGAAGTGGTTTTTCACGACGCTGAAAACTATTATACCGGATTCGACGGAATTGGTGTTTGTTTCAGACAGAAATCCAAGTCTGATAAAAGCTGTTGGTGAAGTGTATCCGATGTCTAAACATGGGTATTGTATCTGGCATCTATCGCACAATGTGAAAGCTCATGTCAATCAAGGCAGGACGAGGTTGCACTACAATTCCGAAAAGTTGCATGTCTTTATTCAGAGCATGAGTTTAAAAAGCAGTATGACGATTTTAGGGAGAGGTATCCATCGTGTGCTAGGTATCTTGATAAAAGTGTCGAAGTCAAACGGTGGGCGAAGTGTCATTTCCCCGGTGCTAGGTACAACATAGACACCTCTAATTGTGCGGAGTCTTTGAATGCGCTATATGAAAAGGCGCGAAGGATGTCTTTATTGCCTATGCTTGATACAGTTATTGATAAAATGTCTGAGTGGTTCAACAGACATAGGAAGGATGCAGCAGAAGGACCGTCATCTCGAAAATTGGTTCCTTTGGTGGAGAACAAATTGCATAAGAGAACACCGAAAGGTTCAAAACTTACAGTGACTCCGCTGAACACTTTTCAGCTTGAATACAGTGTTATTGGAGAAGACGGGAAGACTTATTCTGTGGATTTGCAACAGAAAACGTGCAGATGCAGGAAGTTTGATATAGATAAATACCCATGTAGACATGCAATAAGAGCTATCATTAAGTGTTTGCAGCATGATAAACCATTACAGTTGAGTGACATGTACGATTTCATCTCGAATTATTACTTCATTACAACATGGGCGAAAGCGTTTCGAAGGACTATATATCCAGTCCCTCATATAACTCATTGGCTGGTTCCAAAAGAAGTCGCGGCGGTGAAGTGTCCTCTACCTCCAgactacaagaaaaaaaaaggaagacatCAGGAAAAAAGGCATCCTTCGGCGGGAGAAAGTCGGCCCCGTCCCCGTCCTAATAAGTATATCCCGAATAGGGGTCTGGCTAGCTATTTCAACTGCTCGCAGGGTCCTGAAGGAactgaaggagctgaaggaactgaaggaactgaaggagctgaaggaactgaaggaactgaaggagctgaaggaactgaaggaactgaaggagctgaaggaactgaaggagctgaaggagctga of Raphanus sativus cultivar WK10039 unplaced genomic scaffold, ASM80110v3 Scaffold0879, whole genome shotgun sequence contains these proteins:
- the LOC130503246 gene encoding uncharacterized protein LOC130503246 encodes the protein MGYSSTNIHFDYDGQYAKSGDDYEWIPSDGRLYGISFKTSSLDEITYSCLKERICKKKRIDPCLKRMNLSYIPLVVEPKRQSYILDDEDVYVYLTSVNKEGRRSILHVEVIEEMEQQSVVEKESSYGGNYSELASGLPEVEGNPGALTLFPRIEEAELYLPGAERVENVVINGKNDERGINVVNGEADERGINVVNGEAEERAGEGGVDSEGDVDNSMGVRPSSYYVELPRVAKEKPVVKEWEDGLGLRLFQEFESKEAVKHIIDRASQENCFGISICNSDRGRYVVKCRGADEGCKWSVRATKINKSEAFSIRTYRNMHSCSRVTSSTGKKMKVTPRCVAAIVHKDYPGLYETPTAKILVGLVQRKLGVEVSYTTCLRGKKQAVADIRGDPEKGYIILHAYLYMLEKANPDTKTSLVVDKNNRFRYLFVALGASIEGFEYMRKVITVDATFLKTVEGGCLIIATAQDPNLHHYPIAFAVVDGEKNESWKWFFTTLKTIIPDSTELVFVSDRNPSLIKAVGEVYPMSKHGYCIWHLSHNYDDFRERYPSCARYLDKSVEVKRWAKCHFPGARYNIDTSNCAESLNALYEKARRMSLLPMLDTVIDKMSEWFNRHRKDAAEGPSSRKLVPLVENKLHKRTPKGSKLTVTPLNTFQLEYSVIGEDGKTYSVDLQQKTCRCRKFDIDKYPCRHAIRAIIKCLQHDKPLQLSDMYDFISNYYFITTWAKAFRRTIYPVPHITHWLVPKEVAAVKCPLPPDYKKKKGRHQEKRHPSAGESRPRPRPNNYVEKSEYINVSYVFSYVS